Genomic segment of Mycoplasmopsis edwardii:
AAGCTTGAATTGATAAACGGTGTAATGTAGGAGCACGGTTTAATAGAACTGGACGTCCTTCAATAGCTTTTTCTACATACGGTCAGATTCTTGGATCTAAGTTTTCAATGAGCTTTTTAGCTGTTTTAATACTTGTAATACCTTCTTCATTTGCGATTAATTCTTTGATAATTCATGGTTCAAATAATTTAGCTGCAATATCACGAGGTACTCCAACTTCATACATTTTCAATGATGGACCACCAACAATAACACTACGTGCAGAGTAGTCAACACGTTTCCCTAAAAGGTTTTGACGGAAACGTCCTTTTTTACCTGTAAGTCCATCTGAAATACATTTAAGAGGATGATTATCTCTTGAAGAAACTGGTGTTGGTTTTTTTCTTGCATTATCAATTAATGCATCAACAGCTTCTTGAATCATACGATACTCATTTTGCTTAATAAGCATAGGAGCATCTGTTTCGTTTCATTTTGCTAAACGGTTGTTTCTGATAATAATACGACGGTATAACTCGTTAACGTCACTTGTTGAGTGTCTTCCACCATCAAGTTGTACAAGAGGTCTTAAATCAGCAGGAATAACTGGTAAGTCATAGATTAACATATCTGTCGGTTTTTGACCTGAACGAATGAATGATGAAATGATTGTTAAACGTTTGTAAAGTTTTTGCCTTGTTTGAATTTTTGAAGTTGAAACATCACGTTGTTTGTTAATTTCTGAGTTAATTTTATCGATTTGTTCTTGAACATGTTGTTGCTCTTTTTCTAAATCAATATTTTTTAATAAGTATTCAATAGCTTCAGAACCTGTCCCGATTCTAGCATCTGAATATTCTTTAATAATTTCATTGTATTGATAAAAGTCAATACCAAAGTCTTTACCATCTTGTGATTTAGCATATTCTCTTAATTCTCAAAGTGATTCAGAGATGTTTTCTGATGCTTCTTCATCATCAATGTTTAATGCTAGTAATTCTTCTAAGGCAGCTTCATAAATGTTTGCAGCTTCATTAATATCAATAATTGTATTCTTTTTAAGAGATTTTAAGTTACCACTTTCTAGAACTATGTGGGATTTATAGTAAATAAGTTTTTCTAAGTCTGATTTTGTTACTGATTGTTTTTCAGTTCCATCTTCAACTCTTAAACCTAAAAGGTTAGAAATAACTGAGTGATCAATTTTAAAGAACCAAAAGTGTACAACTGGTGTGTGTAATTCAATGTGACCCATTCTGCTTCTTCTTGTGATTTTTGGAAGAATTTCAGGGTTGTATTTTTTACATTGTTGTGTTTTTGAACAAATTGTGTTAACATCACTTTTTTTGTATTTTGTACCACAAATAGGACACTTGTAATCAATTACAGGTCCAAAAATTAATTCATCAAATAAACCATCTTTTTCTGGTTTATATGTTTTATAGTTAATTGTTTCAGGTTTTTTAACTTCACTATGAGATCAGCTTTTAACATCTTCTCTAGTTGCTAATGATAGCGTAATTCTTTTAACTTTATCTTTACGGTTGTTTGAATTATTCACCTTCACCCCCTGATTCAAATTGTAATACTTGATAATCTTCATTATCGTCATAACTTGCTTCTAATTTCATACCAAGTCCTTTTAATTCATAACTTAAAACGTTGAATGATTCTGGAGTACCTGGTGTAGGAATTTCTTTCCCTGACACTAAAGCACTATATAAAGCATTACGCCCAACAATATCATCTGATTTGTAAGTTAAGATTTCTTGTAATACATTTGTTGCTCCATATGATTCTAAAGCTCATGTTTCCATTTCCCCAAATCTTTGACCACCGTTTTGAGATTTACCTCCAAGTGGTTGTTGTGTAATTAATGAGTATGGACCAACTGAACGAGCATGCATCTTATCGTCAACCATGTGGTTAAGCTTAAGCATGTACATAACACCAACTGAAACTGGTTTATCAAACTTTCTACCTGTAATTGGGTCGATAAGAACTTGTTTTCCTGTTTTATCTAATCCAGCTTCCTCTAAAGCTGCTTCAATATCTGGCTTTTTAACACCATCAAATGAAGGAGATACGAATTTAACACCTAATTTTCTTGCAGCCATACCTAAGTGTAACTCAAGAATTTGTCCGATGTTCATACGTGAAGGAACCCCTTGAGGGTTTAACATAATGTCAAGTGGTGTTCCATCTTCTAAGTATGGCATATCTTCTTCTGGTAAAACGATTGAGATAACCCCTTTGTTTCCGTGACGACCAGCCATCTTATCACCAACTTTAATTTTACGCTTTTGAGCAATTGAAACTTTAACAATTTTTTCAATTCCTTCTTCTAAAACATCACCTTTTTCTCTTGAAAGAATTTCAACGTGGATAATTGTTCCACTGTGTCCGTTTTTAACTTTTAATGATGTATCTTTTGTTGAAGGTGATCTTTGTCCTAAAATTGCATAAAGCATTTTTTCTTCTTGTGAAGGGTTTTCTTCACCTTTAGGAGATACACGACCAACTAAAACATCACCTGGATAAACTTCTGAACCAACTTTTACAATACCAAATTCATCTAAGTTTCTTAATGAGTATTTTGAAGCATTTGGAATATCTTTAGTTAATTCGTCATTTCCGGCTCTTGAAGTTCTAAATTGAATTGTTTGTTCTTCGATGTGGATTGATGTATAAACGTCATTTTTAACTAATCTTTCGTTAATAATTACAGCATCCTCGAAGTTATATCCGTTTCATGTTGTGAATCCAACTAAAACGTTTTTACCTAATGATAATTCACCATCTTTGAATGATGAACCATCTGTTAAGATATCACCAACTTCAACTTTATCACCAATTCTTACTAATGGTCTTTGTTGAATTAATGTACCTTGGTTACTTCTTTCGAAGTTTCTTAATGTATATTTGTCTGTAACTGTACTTTCGTTTCTTGTAACATGAATTCTTGAACCATCTACATATGTAACTGTACCAGCATTTTTAGCAACTAAGTTGTATGATGAGTATTTAGCAATATCAGCTTCAATACCTGTTGCGATTAAAGGAGCTTCTGTTTGTAATAGTGGAACTGCTTGACGTTGCATGTTCGCACCCATAAGTGCACGGTTGGCATCATCGTTTTCTAAAAACGGAATACCAGCAGCAGCAACTGAAACAATTTGTTTTGATGAAACTTCAATAAAGTCTACATCTTCACTTCTACCGTTTTCATATGTGTAATTACGTCTAATTGTTAAAAATTCGTCTGTAATTTTGTTGTTTTCATCAACGTGTACTGATGATTGAGCAATTGAGTATCCAAATTCTTCAGAAGCTGTTAAGTATTGTACGTCATTGTAATCTACAACACCGTTATTAACTTTGTAATATGGAGTTTTTAAAAATCCTTTATCATCAACTTTTGCATATGTAGCAAAGTTAAGAATAAGACCGATATTTAATCCCTCTGGAGTTTCGATAGGACAGATTCTTCCATAGTGTGTTGAGTGAACGTCACGAACTTCGAATTGCGCTGTGTCACGGCTAAGACCACCAGGTCCTAAAGATGTAACACGACGTTTATTTGAAACTTCAGCTAATGGGTTAATTTGATCCATAAACTGTGAAAGTTTTGATGTGTTAAAGAATGACTTGAATTGGTTTGTAATTAATTTGTTGTTTGTTACGTTTTTAGCTGTAACTTTATCAGCGTCTTTAGCACCAATACGTTCTTTTGTTGTTTTTTCTAATTTTGTTAATGCTAACTGTAATTGACCTTCGATTAATTCTCCAACAGAAACGATACGTTTGTTAACTAATGAATCTGGGTCATCATCTTGTCCTACACCATCTGTAATGTTGAAGTAGTAACTAATCGCAGCAATAATATCAGAGATTAATAAATGATGTTCAACTGACTTTGGATCATTAGCAATAACGATAACAGGTTCTTTGGTTTCATCATTCATTCATTTTTTGTTTGGATAAACTTTAACTCTAATTACCTTAATTCTTTTTCTTAAATCAGGATTGTTGAATAAGTTTTGAGGGTTATTTTGAGTTAAATCAGCTCTATATAACTTGTAATAAACATGTTCTGGATCAATGTCTTCTAATTTTTCTGTAGCAACTAATCCTAAGTTGTAGCTTTCTTGAATTTTCTTAGCTAATTCAAAATCAATAAAAGTTCCTTTTTCAAAAATAACTTCATTTGATTTGTTTTTAATATCTTGCGCTAGGAAAGTATTTGTAATACGATCAACTAATGAAAGTTTATTGTTAAGCATGTAACGACCTGTTTCAGAAAGGTTGTATCTTCTTCTGTCGAATAACATACCTGGTAATAATGATTTTTTAGCATCAACTGTATCACGATCACCTTTTCTAATACTTCTAAAAATGTCTTCTTGTGCTTCGTTTACTAAATCATCTTTATCTTGATGATTCTTTTCTAAAATTTTATCTTTCTTAAGTGTTTCATCTAATAAAGCGTTTTTACCAAATAATTTTCTAATGTGTTTTTCAGTAAATCCAAATGAAGCTAAGAAAGTACCGAGTTGAATATTTTTGTTTTTGTCAACTTTAACTTTCACTGTATCTAATGTACTTGTTGTAACTTTATGCGAAACTTCAAGTCATGATCCAATTCTAGGTAAGATTTCTAATTTGTTGAAAAGATCGTCTGATTGTTTGTTACGTACACCAATCCCGTAGTATGCACCTGGTGAACGAACAAGCTGACTTACAATAACTTTTTCACTTCCGTTAATAATGAAACTTCCACCTGATGTCATGTATGGAATTTCACCTAATAACACTTTGTCAGTTTTACGTTCCCCTGTTAAAGTGTTTTCTTTTTGAAGTTGAATGTAAATTTTTGAACTAAAGTTAATTCCTTTAGCTTTACATTTATTAATTTCGTCAGTTTCACTTGTAATCTTTTTGAATGGGTATTCAATATCTACTGAGTTTTTAACATAGTCTAACTTTACGCTACCAGTAGAAATTGGGTAAACATCAAGTAAGATTTCTTGAATTCTTTTTTTCATGAAGTTATCAAAACTTTCTTTACTTGTGCTTAAAATATCAGTTAATTCTAATGATTTTTTAGTAACTGAGTAATCACGTCTTTCGGTTTTAGGACCAAATTTACGAATTACATATTTCTTTTTGTCACTCATATAAAACCCTCTTTCATATATCTAAAAAATAAAATAAAACTTTTATAAATATAAAAATACTAATAAAAGTATTTAAATTATAATCCAGAAGTGCTTTTTTCAAAATTAAATATGCATAATTTTGGAAATGTGAAAAAATACTTTTAAGCCTATATATTAGGTGTGTAAGTAATCTTAATTTTGACAAAAATAAAAAAGTGCTAAAATTTCAAACATTATGAAAATTAAATTAAGAAAAATTAACACTTTTTTACTTTTATCAAGTATTACATCAATAACAACTCTTACTGCTTGTTCAAGGCCACAAACAGTTCAAGAAAATGCTAATGATGAAAAAAATAATGGATCAAATGATGCTAACAAACAAGTTGTTCAAAATTCTGAAAATAATAAAAATCAAAAAGAACCAAAAGTTCCAATTCAAGAACAACCTACAAACCCAGACCCAGGTTCATCAAACAGTGAGCCATCAAAAAATCAAGTTTCAAATCAAGAAAATGATTTTGCTGACTTAGAAAACTTTCCGACAAGTTTCAGTTTAAGAAACGACAGTAAATATAAAACATATGATGCTAAAAAGGCATATGATGAATTCAAACAAATTGGTTTTAATAAGATGCTTGAGGAACTTAATATTAGTCAAGAACTTAAAGAAAAATATAATATTTCTATTACAAACTTTTACCACATGAAAATACACATTCAAGATGGCGAGTTATTTGAAGTAGAAGTTCACTTTGTTGATAAACAAACTCAAAAAACTAAATCAAAAATGACTAAATTAGTAGGATTTAGCACAAATAATCAATTACCACATAACGAAAAAGATGATCTTTTAACTAAAAAAGAAAATCTTGGCGAAATGGTTAAGTTATATCCATCATTAGTTGGTGCTATGCTTATGTATAATTCAAATATTACCGAATTTAATCAACTTGAAAGCCGCGAAGCTAATGCGGTTACATTTGAAAAATTAGCAAATACCACAACAGATTATTTCTCAGAATGAATTAATTTAAATCCATCTATTAATGGAGTATTCTTTGGTTTAAATCCTGAACTTGAAAGAAAATATTCATATAAAATAGTTAGAGTTAATCCGAATGATTTACAAGGTAAATTAGGAATTGAAGTTTTAATCAAAGATGCCGATGAAACTTCAGGCAGAAATGAAAGTTATACTAAAAAATTTGAGTTTTTTGGATTTAAAAAATTAAGTCAAGAAAATATTCAAAACACAATTGGTTTAACAATTACACCAGCTACTTTAGCTGATGAAATTAAGAGAAGACCTAACTTCAAAAACAAAATTAAGCAAGCACTTAATGAACATAATTCAAACGAAACTATTAGTATTAAAAATAAATTTAGTGAACTAGAATTAAATAGTTTTAAAAATACATTATTTAGAATTACAATGTTCAACATTTTTGGAGATGGTTTTTACAGAATCACAGCATCTGATTTAACTGTTAAAGACCTTATGGCTACAACCCATAAATTACAAGTTTATCCATTTGTTTCACATCTTTCAG
This window contains:
- a CDS encoding LppA-related lipoprotein; this encodes MKIKLRKINTFLLLSSITSITTLTACSRPQTVQENANDEKNNGSNDANKQVVQNSENNKNQKEPKVPIQEQPTNPDPGSSNSEPSKNQVSNQENDFADLENFPTSFSLRNDSKYKTYDAKKAYDEFKQIGFNKMLEELNISQELKEKYNISITNFYHMKIHIQDGELFEVEVHFVDKQTQKTKSKMTKLVGFSTNNQLPHNEKDDLLTKKENLGEMVKLYPSLVGAMLMYNSNITEFNQLESREANAVTFEKLANTTTDYFSEWINLNPSINGVFFGLNPELERKYSYKIVRVNPNDLQGKLGIEVLIKDADETSGRNESYTKKFEFFGFKKLSQENIQNTIGLTITPATLADEIKRRPNFKNKIKQALNEHNSNETISIKNKFSELELNSFKNTLFRITMFNIFGDGFYRITASDLTVKDLMATTHKLQVYPFVSHLSEQMINDIDIFIEFDATRNEKIVKFVNTFGFSILAGNSYVDFTESNGFDQTLNVVSRPYIFTNSLRDE
- the rpoB gene encoding DNA-directed RNA polymerase subunit beta, producing MSDKKKYVIRKFGPKTERRDYSVTKKSLELTDILSTSKESFDNFMKKRIQEILLDVYPISTGSVKLDYVKNSVDIEYPFKKITSETDEINKCKAKGINFSSKIYIQLQKENTLTGERKTDKVLLGEIPYMTSGGSFIINGSEKVIVSQLVRSPGAYYGIGVRNKQSDDLFNKLEILPRIGSWLEVSHKVTTSTLDTVKVKVDKNKNIQLGTFLASFGFTEKHIRKLFGKNALLDETLKKDKILEKNHQDKDDLVNEAQEDIFRSIRKGDRDTVDAKKSLLPGMLFDRRRYNLSETGRYMLNNKLSLVDRITNTFLAQDIKNKSNEVIFEKGTFIDFELAKKIQESYNLGLVATEKLEDIDPEHVYYKLYRADLTQNNPQNLFNNPDLRKRIKVIRVKVYPNKKWMNDETKEPVIVIANDPKSVEHHLLISDIIAAISYYFNITDGVGQDDDPDSLVNKRIVSVGELIEGQLQLALTKLEKTTKERIGAKDADKVTAKNVTNNKLITNQFKSFFNTSKLSQFMDQINPLAEVSNKRRVTSLGPGGLSRDTAQFEVRDVHSTHYGRICPIETPEGLNIGLILNFATYAKVDDKGFLKTPYYKVNNGVVDYNDVQYLTASEEFGYSIAQSSVHVDENNKITDEFLTIRRNYTYENGRSEDVDFIEVSSKQIVSVAAAGIPFLENDDANRALMGANMQRQAVPLLQTEAPLIATGIEADIAKYSSYNLVAKNAGTVTYVDGSRIHVTRNESTVTDKYTLRNFERSNQGTLIQQRPLVRIGDKVEVGDILTDGSSFKDGELSLGKNVLVGFTTWNGYNFEDAVIINERLVKNDVYTSIHIEEQTIQFRTSRAGNDELTKDIPNASKYSLRNLDEFGIVKVGSEVYPGDVLVGRVSPKGEENPSQEEKMLYAILGQRSPSTKDTSLKVKNGHSGTIIHVEILSREKGDVLEEGIEKIVKVSIAQKRKIKVGDKMAGRHGNKGVISIVLPEEDMPYLEDGTPLDIMLNPQGVPSRMNIGQILELHLGMAARKLGVKFVSPSFDGVKKPDIEAALEEAGLDKTGKQVLIDPITGRKFDKPVSVGVMYMLKLNHMVDDKMHARSVGPYSLITQQPLGGKSQNGGQRFGEMETWALESYGATNVLQEILTYKSDDIVGRNALYSALVSGKEIPTPGTPESFNVLSYELKGLGMKLEASYDDNEDYQVLQFESGGEGE